In a single window of the Biomphalaria glabrata chromosome 5, xgBioGlab47.1, whole genome shotgun sequence genome:
- the LOC106063586 gene encoding HAUS augmin-like complex subunit 3, with protein MSAQSFIDTLKRIGYPKAAALDPNSFEWAFENETTFPFLKWICDNISEENVLSSEELRDYEAIQNNGITLKGAELEEALNLLVVEDEENSVKTVEEDEEHVKNSLLKAKAQKEILKARCNKLNLHQMALSNKISKMEVEEGHLLKSFHQLKDKCSSQNQKIDEAVDKLMASICSLSDLYKQSTELKKGEGQPADETVFLSQMDLKGFHEVERKYSQELTKLTKKLFFEGVADMTGERDASQYGLLDASFPEQANVSMEEKESFIENCQEFARLQKIFPKSECDRINALISARKALSAVNEARSILHQIKSGQFPKSPSEISRLQHNTEQNIENVKAEAVPYTTSLSNLLRELGGLQGTEILTGDYNLKLKRQDYFNRNQDKVIDHLLAQRGRNEFLAMLYEVETRCHNETYVLLVASREMLEKNLQEWKQRMNDLEDPDLNAAKFKRSVVDARDTSSVRLYHLLSDTEEEEKILYLPKKKVLDAAVDLQEQLNNAKAISQAIDEKYLSKIVQLEHSIKNCETRLYAGSSTSSGMPYLSPVEVQSTMAALIAKFSTLVAEIDKVIEDVTAKKNVLKSNAHQRKERELFTLFHNNPKGLQDLMSALGDRIEGSRH; from the exons TTATGAAGCTATTCAAAATAATGGCATCACATTGAAAGGTGCTGAGCTAGAAGAAGCACTGAACTTGCTGGTTGTAGAAGATGAAGAAAACAGTGTCAAAACAGTGGA AGAGGATGAAGAGCATGTAAAGAATTCTCTTCTGAAAGCCAAGGCTcagaaagaaatattaaaagCAAGATGTAACAAGCTAAA TCTACACCAGATGGctctttctaataaaatttcaaaaatgGAAGTAGAAGAAGGACACTTGCTGAAATCTTTCCATCAGCTAAAGGACAAATGTAGCTCACAGAACCAAAAG ATTGATGAAGCTGTAGACAAGTTAATGGCAAGTATCTGCTCACTCTCAGACCTTTATAAACAGTCAACTGAGTTAAAGAAAGGAGAAGGTCAACCAGCTGATGAAACTGTTTTTCTTTCACAAATGGATCTTAAAGGTTTTCATGAAGTGGAGAGAAAATACTCTCAAGAACTTACAAAGTTAACCAAAAAGCTGTTTTTTGAG GGTGTGGCAGACATGACAGGGGAAAGAGATGCATCCCAATATGGATTGTTAGATGCTAGCTTTCCAGAGCAGGCCAATGTTTCCATGGAAGAAAAGGAATCCTTCATTGAGAACTGCCAGGAGTTTGCACGTTTACAGAAAAT TTTTCCGAAGAGTGAATGTGATCGCATCAATGCACTGATCAGTGCCAGAAAAGCTCTTAGTGCTGTGAACGAAGCAAGGTCTATACTACATCAGATAAAGTCTGGACAATTCCCAAAGTCTCCTTCTGAAATTAG TCGACTCCAACACAACACAGAGCAAAACATAGAAAATGTTAAAGCAGAGGCTGTACCATACACAACATCCTTATCCAACCTGTTGAGAGAGTTAGGAGGTTTACAAGGCACTGAAATACTAACAGGAGATTATAACTTGAAACTCAAACGCCAAGATTACTTTAATAGAAATCAAGATAAG GTTATTGACCATCTTCTAGCTCAGAGAGGTAGAAATGAATTCCTTGCTATGTTGTATGAAGTGGAGACAAGATGTCACAATGAAACATATGTGCTTTTAGTGGCTTCACGAGAAATGCTTGAGAAGAACTTGCAGGAATGGAAACAGCGCATG AATGACTTAGAAGATCCTGACTTGAATGCTGCTAAATTTAAACGCAGTGTTGTTGATGCCAGGGACACGTCTTCTGTGAGGCTATATCACCTACTTA gtGACAcagaggaagaagaaaaaatcctttacttgccaaaaaaaaaggttttggatGCTGCAGTTGACTTACAAGAACAATTGAATAATGCTAAAGCAATCAGTCAAGCTATAGATGAAAAGTATCTTAGCAAAATTGTTCAACT tgaacaTTCAATCAAAAATTGCGAAACAAGATTGTATGCTGGATCTAGCACCTCAAGTGGAATGCCTTACTTGTCTCCTGTTGAAGTCCAATCAACCATGGCCGCTTTAATAGCTAAGTTCAGCACCCTGGTCGCAGAAATAGACAAAGTTATCGAAGATGTCacagctaaaaaaaat gttttaaaaagtaacgCCCACCAGCGCAAAGAAAGAGAGCTGTTCACATTGTTTCATAACAATCCAAAGGGCCTTCAGGATCTGATGTCTGCACTTGGTGACAGAATAGAAGGCTCCAGACACTGA